A segment of the uncultured Desulfobulbus sp. genome:
ATTACATCCTCCCGGTTCCACTGCATGTTCATCGTCTTCGTCAACGTGGTTTTAATCAGGCGCGACTTATTGCCCAGGCCTGCTTTCCTCATTGGAAAGAAAAAATTCGTCCTAACCTGCTTGTTCGGAGTCAGGCAACCACCCCTCAGGTCGAACTCAGCGGAAAAAAACGACGAAAAAATTTAAAACATGCTTTTACTCTCCAGGCTGGAGCTGAGATGAGGAAAAAATCAATTCTGGTGGTAGATGACGTCTTCACAACCGGCAGCACGGTGAATGAGTGCGCCAAGGTGCTTAAAAGGCAAGGAGCCTCTCGAGTGGAGGTTTTTACCCTGGCTCGAAGCGTGCCCCAGCACCCGAGGATAAACACTTGACCTCATGAATCCAACGGGGCATCCATTTTTTAGTGAATGACACGCCAAAAGCATCCGAGGAATCTGGAAAATTTACTTCTGCGCTGCCCTGTAGTGAGATTCAAAAAAAAACGGCATGCACGGAGTCGTATCCGTGCATGCCGTTGCCCGACAAGTGGTTGGTCTCTTTTGTCCGTTACCAGGTGCGATACACCCCGGTATCCAGGTGGACAAAATTTGATCTGGGGTAATACCCGACTCCACCGGTGCGCATATTCATGGCGCAATGCCGAATATGACTCAACTGCACACCGGGTAAAGATAAATCTATGGCGCGACCTTTCATGTGCAGACTATGATCCGCCACTCCCCGGTGGGTGCGGCTCAACTTACGATTCGTCTGCGGGGAGCGAAATGCCGAAACAACTTTATAGGTCCCCTTGTTCCCCATTTCCTGCTGAACAGCCCAGAGGATATCGAGAAGCTTAGGATCGATACGATGAATCTGGCCGGTATGATAATCACGTAAAAACGAGTTTACTTTGGCAAGCGCTCTGGGATCATAGAGGTTGCCCACGGCATAGGTCAGATTGAGTTCTTTTCGCTGATTTGCATGATACAGAGAAATCGTTCGCTTACCGGAGGCGACCTTGGCTGAACAAAACTCGGGAATGGAAAAAACAGTGAGCCCGGCCAGGGCCTGAGCAGAACGAACAAGAAATAAACGACGGGATTGCTGATACGTACTATTTTCTGTAACCATAGTCTCTCTAAATTTGGGCTTTTCACTAATAGCCGACACGGACACATCAGTACACTCTCAGGGAGTGCTTGCAGCCAGGGAAAAACAGATACAGCGAGCTGAAAATTCAGAGCCATGCTCCGCAACATACTGTTTTCAATTGCATGTTTATTTTTTTCTGAGCTGTACCATCCAAAATTGGGACATATTTAAATGGATAAACAAGGCGTTGTCAAGCTCCTGAAGGGACCAACAAAGCCTTCGTTATGAATTCAAATATCTTTTCAGTATCTTAGATCAATAATTATTTTTAGATTATGCTAAAAGGGAAAAAAAAGAAAAGTTTTTTTTGTATTATTTCAGGTGGTCAGACAGGTGCCGACCAGGCAGCTCTCGATGCAGCCATTAATTTGGGGCTGGACCATGGAGGATGGATACCCAAGGGAAGAAAGACCGAGGCCGGCCCACTGCCGTCTCACTACCAGCTTAAAGAGCACTCTTCTCCCCAGTACCGGGTTCGAACAGAAAGTAATGTTGTGTCAGCCGACGGGACACTTATTTGTTCATTTGGTCCTTTAAGCGGTGGATCTGCCTTGACCGAGGCCCTGGCAATTCGCCACAATCGGCCCTTTTTGCACATTAATTTTGACCACACTCCGCCTGAACAAGCCCATGTTCTTGTTGAGCACTGGGTCAAGCAGCATGCCATCGTCACTCTGAACGTGGCTGGCCCACGTGCCAGCAATGATGCTCGTATCTATCAGGCCGTCTATGCGTTACTCACAGCGATCTCCTGGCCCTCAAAATAATCTCATAATCTGAATATACGACCATGCCCCCACTCAAAGTTACAGACTCTCGACTCCTTCCCTTCACTGCCGAGGCGATCTGGCCCATTCTGGCTGATATCCAACGTTACCCACAATGGTGGCCCAAAATACTTTTCCCACGTGTCAGCCTAGCCCAAGAAAAGCTTATCGGTACAAAGCTCCACCTGCGTCCAATGGGCATGCAGGCTATTACCTGCATCGTCCGGGCAGCCTCAGCCCCGCAGTTCATAAATCTGGAGTATGTTGGAAGCTTCATCACCGGTCATGCCCAATGGAAACTTGATCCTCAGGAGGAGAGTACACAGGTCAGTTATGTGCTCGACGTTCAGGTTCATGGTGTGCTTACAGCTTTGGCATCGCAGGTGATCAACCTCCAAGCCATTCACTCCTTTTCCATGCGCACTATCTTAAAAGCGCTTGAGCAGCAGGTCCACATTTGCTCGACACAGGAGACTTTGAAAACCTGATATTCGTTTACACACACTCAAGTTTTCAACCGTGAAGGTCTGGCATGAGCACAATGGCCGTTATTTTTGTGCTCATGTAACAGGCTTCCTTTCCTCCTTTTTAGTGGCACCAACAAGGCAACCTGCGATACAATTGCCTGAACCTATTATTCTTTACCTAACTATTGACTCCTCCCACCCACACAAAACGCTATGGTAAATCAGCACGCCTTTGTTGAAACCTTACGTTCCTTTCTCGATTCCGAACGTTTGACCCTGCCGGTTTTCAATCCGATCTCTTTGCGAGTACAACAGGAACTGGTAAAAAAAGAACCCAATGTTGCTAAGGTCGTCAAACTGATCAGTGCTGACCAATCACTCTCCAGCAATATTATCAACATTGCTAATTCAGCTATGTATCGTGGGCTGTTACCGGTCCGTACGGTGAAATCCGCAATCATTCGCTTGGGGCTTTCCGAAGTAGCGCGCATTGCCTTTACCGATATCAACAAAAAGATCTTCACCGCCCGCGACCCGCAAATTGACGCCATTATGAAAAAATTATGGCAGCATTCGCTGGGCTGTGCCTTTGCCGCCGGAATGCTCTCACAGCGGCTCGACTTTGGAGTGATGCAGCACGAGGCGTTTTCGGCTGGACTCTTTCATGATATCGGCAAGCTGTTTATCCTGAAAGTTCTTGCCGAGAAGAAGAAAAAAAGTACGACCAAGATGGTCGTGTCCGAAGATATCCTCCTTGCGGCCATGGGGTTGCTCCACTGCGAGCAGGGCGATCACCTGCTCAGGCAGATACAGATGCCGGAAATATTGGCCATCATTGCTCGAGACCACCACCAGGAGGACTACGACCGCAACAATTACCTCCTGGTACTGGTACGCATGGCCAATCACATTTGCCACGCCTTGGGTATAGGCCTTGAGGAACCAATGGATATTTCTCTGCTAAAACAGTCTGAGGCTCTCCAGCTCAGCCTGGCACACTCAGACCTTGAAAATATTCAAAAATTTCTCCAAACCACAGCCGGACTTTTCGACTAGAGATGGGTCAACCTTCAAACCTGTCTGTTAAAACAAGAGACTGGTTCACTCCTGCCCATATAGGAAAGCACTCCAGCAGTAAATAATCAGTTGAAAACACCAGGGGGAAACACGCGCACGAACAAGTGCAGAGAAAAAGCACGGGGGAAACTGAGGAAGGGCAAAAAACAGGGGCAGCAACCGCCCTTGCAAGAGCGGTTGCTGCTTGTTGACATATTCTTTAACGGTAAGATCAGGAGGAAGAACGTTCCATATTCACCGAACGTCGACCAATACGGTAAGCTCCATTTTTCGACAGTAATTTGCCCACTAAGGGCTCAGGAACATCCACGGTAGTATGGTTAGACTCTAGGCGAATTTTTCCCAAACGACCTGCATCTATCCCTGAATAATGGGCAATGGATGCCACGACATGATTAACCCCGATGCCATCGGCCCGCCCAACATCGAGCTTAAGCGATACCATATCTTTATCCTGGCGGGGCCCACGCCTTCCCTGTTGTCCACCACCTCCATTGCCGCGTCGATTGAAACGATCATTTTTACGACCTCTCTGCCGAAACAACTCTTCCTTGATAGGCGTAATAGGATCAATGGGACGCTTTTTCTCGTCATGACGAGCCATCTTCATTGCTGCGGCGGCAATATCCAAAGGATCATTTCCGGTCTGCGCCAGCAACTCAACCAGCTCCCGTTCACGGCGACAACGCCCACGTCGAATCCAGACTTCAAGCTGTTCCATCAGTAAAGCCTGGCGGTGATTTTCGATCTGCTGGATGGTGGGCAACTCCGCCTGTTCAAGCTTAAAACGAGTATAGTCTTCGATACGGCGCAACTGCCAGCGATCCTTGGGAGTTACAAGGGAGATTGCCGTTCCCTCACGGCCAGCTCGCCCGGTTCGACCAACACGGTGCACGTAAACCTCAGGGTCATCGGGGAGATCAAAGTTGAAGACATGGGAAATATCGTCGATATCCAGCCCGCGTGCGGCAACGTCAGTGGCAACAAGGACGCGAATCAGGTGGTTACGGTAGCGTTTCAACACCTGCATTCGGGCATCCTGGCTAAGATCACCGTTCAGGGCTTCGGCCGCAAACCCCCGCGAGGTCAGCTGATTGGCAAGCTCGCCGGTGCCAATACGGGTCCGAACAAAAATGATGGCGCTATCAATGGTCTCCATCTCAAAAAGCCGGGTAAGAGCAGCGATCTTATCCTGATGATTCACCAGGTAATACCGCTGTTTAATCGTGTTACCTGTCAGCTGTTTGGGAACAATGGTGACGGTTTCCGGATCGCGGAGATAGGTGTTGGAAAGCTCTAAAACCCGTTTGGAAATAGTTGCGGAGAACAGCATGGTCTGGCGATCAGCTGGAACGTAGGAAAAGATCTGCTCGATATCTTCGACAAACCCCATGCTGAGCATTTCATCGGCCTCATCCAGGACAACACTCTTTACCGCATCCAGTTTAAGGGTGCCCTGACGCAAAAGGTCCAGAAGTCTGCCCGGAGTCGCGACCAGCACATCTACCCCCTGACGCAGGCTGCGAATCTGCTGCTGATAGGCCTGGCCACCAAAAACAGCAAGGACTGAAACACCGGATTTTTTCCCAAAGCCCTGGATCGCGTCCGCAACCTGGATTGCAAGCTCACGGGTGGGGGCCATAATCAGCGCCTGGACGCCTTTTTTTCGGCCAGTAATCTGCTGCAGCAGGGGCAGGCCAAAAGCAGCAGTTTTACCAGTTCCGGTCTGCGCCTGACCGATCAGGTCACGCCCGGCCAGCAGCAAGGGAATGGTCGCCTGTTGAATAGGCGTTGGAGTGGAATATCCGAGTTCTGTAACTGCTTCAAGCAGTTGCGGTTGAAGGTCAAGCTGGGAAAAGGTCTCAATTGTCATCAGGCTACTCCTCATGAGCGGCAATGTCTTGATAATCCTGGGCCGGGGCTGCCTTGCGGCAACACCCCTGTTGCTATGTTAACAGATGCCCGCATACGACATGGACGAGCCTGACTGTCAAACTAAACCGAACCTGTTTCAAATTGCGCAACGCTTGGGGAAAAGGCAGGTCAACTACAACAAGAAGGCCTGACCGTGAAAGGGGTCAGGCAACCGTCATGGAATGTTCAAAACGTGGGTGGAAAGGAACTACAGGAGATATCTTGCAACTGTCATTTTTCGGTTGGCACCACAACTTCTTCAAATTTCCACCACGAACATATACTTAATATGACAAGGATAAAATCTGAGCGTAAAGCCGACCCTTCTGAAAAACAGATCTTCAAGATCACCTACAAATACTGTGATGGTGAAACTATACTGCACTCGCTCTTCAAAGGCAAGAGCACAACTCCAGCAAGGTCAAGTAATTTATTGAAGTTCAGTCGCAATATTGCACCAGACGGGGCAAGGTGTTGGCCACATTTCCCTGAAGAAACAGATCGCCAGCTCTGTTTGCGGGACTCCCCGATGCGGAAGTCAATGCTGATTGCTGATTACATTCCACCACGTGACCGCCCTGCCTTCGCACCTGTTCAGGGAGAGATGCAGCCGGGTACACCTGACAGGATGTGCCAATCACCAACAACAGGTCACAGGAGGCAACAAAGTTTTCAATGGCATCCAGCTGGCGGACCGACTCTCCAAAGAGAACAACATTAGGTTTCAGGGGACGAGCACAAGAAGGACAGCAAGGAACCTCTTTGGCCGTAAAATGCTCAGGCCGAACAGAAATGAGGGTCGCACAGCGCAAACACTGCAACTGTTGATGGTCTCCGTGTATCTCAAAGACCAGTTGGCTCCCCGCCTGCTGATGCAGGCCATCTATATTCTGGGTAATTATTCCGGCAAGAAGCCCTTTCATCTCAAGTTCAGCAAGGGCCCTGTGGGCCGCATTGGGCTTTTTCCCCTGCAGAATCTTCCCCATGGCGCGGTAGAGTGCCCAGGCCTGGCCTGGATTCTTATGAAATACATCCAGGGTCGCATAGCGCTCCGGAGGGAAGCGTTGCCAGAGTCCCGCGTGACTGCGAAAATCGGGGATACCACTGGGAACGGAAATCCCAGCTCCGGTCAAGGCAACGGCCATATGGGATTTCTTGAGAAGGGCGGCAACATCTTCCCACCCCTCTTCAGCTGCCAGCGTGATCGTTTGCACCTTCAGTTCAGCGACAATGCAGGATCAAGGGCAGAGAAAAGGGTATCGACAAAACAGCCTCCAATTCACACACCGTGTTCACAATGACGTACTCGAAGCAGCCGTTTAACCTTTTGGGTCTCGCCGCATCAGGAGAAAAGCTGATAACAATGGGTTCATCCGTCTGCCTCGGAAGACTCTCTTTGAGCTGCACCTGCAATCCACCCGGGGAAGGATTCGTGACCACACAGTGAGTACCCCCTAAATAGCTCGCATCATTTTTTTGATTCTAAAAACACCTTGCTATACGCCTGGCGATACTCGACGATACTGTTGGGATCGAGCCAACGTTCATAGGCAGACTGGTACCGCATTGTCTGACGCTGCTGAAGCAAGATTGCGTTCACCCGTTCGATGACTTTTTTCCCCCAGGGGGTTTTCGAACAGGCAACACAACTCATCCATCCATCAAAATTTTGGATGTTTTCCTGCAGAGTCAAGGTGATGAATTGATCACGGATCCCCATCTGCTCGGCCATGTACAACGCTTCCTCCGGTAGCCCGATCAGCCCATCAAGGCGGCCCAAGAGCAGCATTTTAAACAGGTTTCTCGATAACTCCTGGCCGGCAAAGGTCACCAGATTTGGTTGCCCCTCGTGCTTTTTCAGGACATCGTCCAGTGTGTTGCCATAGGAGCGGTCCTTGGCCAGACCGACCATCATCCCCTCATCACCAAGCACCTGATCCAGTGAAATAATGGGCTTATTTCCGAATTTATGCCAGTTGTCCTTATCAATGATCACAACCGGAGGGAGGGTAATAAAACTCGGCAGGGAAAAATACATAAACTCCTGACGTTCAGGAGTATTGTACAGCCCAACACTACACACGTTTTCCCCTTGCTTGAACATATAGAAATGGCGGGAAATATTAGTGTTAATTTCTTCGTGGTTATATTCGGGCATGCCCTCCTGCAAAAGATGGGTAATCACATCCCCATACCCCTGCTCTTTATACGGCCCTGATAGAATAAAAAAGGGAGGAAGAACAGCCTCCATCCAAACGATGGTGTCATGAGAAAACCCCTCTTGCGGGATGCCGCCAACAAGCAAGCACAAACAGAGCATTATGGTAGGCAGCACAGGTTTTGGCATTCCGATCCCTCCGGTCAATCAATGATATGAGGCGCACCTGATGCCCCTCCAGCACGCCCCGGGCAGGGGCAAATTCATCCCTTACCGAATGGATCAAGAATATGTCAAGAAAGATTTAGTACTGGGTACAATCCTTTTCCCCCAAAGCTTTCAGCAGTTTTTTCCCTGTGATGCCACCTGAATCAACACATGGACGCAGCCTATCTTAGACAAATGCCCATAGATACAATAAATATTCAGGGCACCTGAGAGGTTTTCTCACTTGAGGAAAACGACGGCTGAGCGTAGGCCTCGTGCTGAACCGCTGCCAGCTCATAATCCAGCGTTCCTCTATTAAAAAAGAGACGGATTAAAAGCCCGGTATAGGCGATAACTGCCAGCACGGCAAAGGTAGGGATAAAATATCCCAGTGGACAGAGGATCAGGACGGTCAGCCAGTGAAGGAGAATGACCGGCCGAGAGTGGAGTTTGAGGGGAAAATCGCCATGACGGCTGATCACGGCCAATCCACTGAGGTTCCAGCCATACAGGGCCGTAAAGGCGTGTAACCGCAGGAGAGGAACACTGTGCTCGGGCGTGTAATAACTGGAAAATGAGAGCAGGATATAGGCAATGCCGGTGATGGAGGTCACCAGGAGAAAAAGAATACCCGAGGAAAGAAAAGCCTTTTGCTGCAAAGGCATGCCTTCATACCAATAGAGGTAAAATATCATCGCCACCGTGAAAAAAAGGATCAGGGAAATAGCCACCTGCGAGCCAAACATTCCGGCGAGGATAAAGATAAAAAAGATGATAACCCCCAGGTTGATGCACCAGAAAGCCGCCTCCTTTAAAAGGGTGGTTAAAGGCAGGGACTCCTGTTTCATCAGACTAAAAATGACCGACATGGAGATCAAGGACAGGGGAAAGGAAAAACCGAGAAAAAAGGTATCGAGCTTGAGTTTTTCTATGGTCAGCCAATGCAGGTAGACAGAATTTAAAATCACCGGACTGGAAAAATAGAGCCCAAGTGTCAGACACAAGAGGGCAGCCTGATGAAATTTGCGAGGCACCGGCTCATGCACTGAAAAAAGGCCCCGGGGAAAACCAGGTCCAAAATGATCGGCCCGGACCTGATTGACCAGATAGGCCAAAGCCAGAGGGATAAGCATTGCCGGAATGTACCACTCAAAAAAGGCAGAAAAGGCAAAAGCAAGGGCCAGCACGACAAAGAGTTGTCCGCGCCTGGAGAGCGATTTCTGCTCCTCGGTAAAATAAATCAGCAGAGTGCCACCGCTACAGAGGTTAAACAAAAAGATGTGCAGACGCTCAAAGTTATGCACTGATGGCGGAATGATGTGATGCAAAAAGCCGCAGGCAAGAGCCGCGGCCATCATGACCAGCAACAGGGTTTTCAGTTTCCAGCTCACAGGGGGCTACTCCAGATGGTTAGTCAAAAAGTACAAAAAAACTGAATCCGTGCTGGCGGGTGGTCACTGATGCTCGCGACGGATTCAGAGAGAAATCAGGAAAGGCCGAGCAGGCGGCGCAGGGTTGGTTCCAGAGCGGTCTGGCGAAACCTATACCCTGAGTGCTGGAGTTTATCCGTGGACACCTTACAACCGCCCAGTAACACCTCCGTTGCCATCTGCCCATAGATGCTTGTTAACAAGCGGGCGGGGACAGCTGGCAAAAGAGGACGGCGCACTACCCGGGCCAGGGTCTGCATCAGCTCTGCGTTGGTCACCGGCTCCGGGGCGGCAATATTCACCGGCCCTTCAAGCTGATCGCAGGTCAGCGCATGGAGAATGGCACCGACCATGTCATTGATGCCTATCCAGCTGATATACTGACTGCCATCGCCAAAACCTTTGGAGAACCCCAGGTACCGCGTCGCAAGCAACCGCTGCAACGCCCCGCCCTGGGGGCTGAGGACCACACCGATACGCATGAACACGGTTCGAATTCCGGCATCTTCAGCCGGCCTGGCCGAATGTTCCCACAATGAACAGACATCGGAGATAAAATCAGCGCCCGCCCTATCTTCCTCACGCATGCAGCAGTCCAGACAGTTCCCATAAAAGCCAACAGCCGAGGCACTGAGAAAGACCTTGGGTTTCACCTCCTGGGCGGCAAGGGTTCTGGCAATGAGTCCGGTTCCCTGAACCCGGCTGTCAATCACCCGTTTTTTCTTCTCCCGGGTCCAGCGGCCCTCACCGATATTATCCCCGGCCAGGTGAATCACCGCGTCAAAGGGGGGGAAACCGCTCAAATCGAGCTCATCCTTTCCAGGGTTCCAGTAGATTTCCTGACGATTGCGATCTGGCACCCGTCGCACCAGAGTCCAGACCTCATGTCCTCCGGTGGTCAGAAGCGGCCTGAGCGCCGACCCCAAAACGCCACTGGCGCCGGTAATAAGAATGCGTAACGGGGTCAGCGAACACTGCTGATGCAGCTGCAGGTCTTCAGCCAAGGTGGCATGGCGATAGGCAAAAACCCGTTGCAGCGTCTTCTCGACCTGTCTTCCGGCAAAGCCTGGTAACAACGAATGCCCGGGCAAACGGTATTCGATCTCGTCCTCCAAGAGGCCGCCATCCGGCGTATCGGTAAAGCGATGGGTGTGGGTCCAGGAGGCAAAAGGCCCACGCTCTTGAATGTCTCGAAAGAGGACACCCGGCTGATTTTCAATATGACGCGCATGCCAGGCATAGGGGATAGGCCCTGCATGGAGCTTGAGCATAACCTGCCCGCCCGGATCGATCGAGCCCTGTCGCTTGACCACACTGGTTTTTTCCCAGGGAGGAATGAGCCGCTCAAGGGCGCCTGGACGACTGTGCCAGTCATAGAGCTCACGAGCTGTACAAGGAAAATGGGAAGCGTAACGAAAAAATCCGTTTTTCAACGCCCCCCCTCCCGCACCAGATCTCGCAGGGCGGTGCGCAACTCAGGATAGGTAAAAAGAAAGCCACTCTCGGTCAGCGCCTGAGGGAGAACTTTTTGCCCCTGCAGAAGTGAGCGCCCGAATTCACCTAAAATCGTCCGCATGACAAAGGCTGGTGTGGGTAAAAAAGCGGGCCGATGATAGGCCGCCCCCAACTGCTGGGCAAACTCTTTTTGGCGCACCGGCTCCGGCGCGGAAAAATTAAAGGGCCCCTGGCACTCCTCAGCACTCAGCAAAAAGATAATAGCACTCACCAGATCCTCCAGATGAATCCAGGGAAACCACTGTTTGCCACTGCCAATAGGACCACCAAGCCCCAATTTAAAGGGAAGCTGCATGGTCCCCAGGGCACCACCGCCCTTGCCGAGCACCACACCAAAGCGCATCAGTACCACTCGAGCGCCTTTTTGGGCAGCTTTTACGGCCTCTGCTTCCCAGTCTTTACAGACCTGAGCCAAAAAGTCATCTCCAGCGCTGGCGGTTTCTGTTTTTTCTACCTCGCCGCCATCACCGTAAAAGCCAGCAGCTGAGGTACTCAAGAAAACAGCCTCGGTTTTTTGAGGCAACGCGGCCACAAGATTCTGGGTGGTTAATATTCGGCTCTCGTAAATGGCTTTTTTATATTTTTCCGTCCAGAGATTAAAAACAGAGCGGCCGGTGAGATTGATCAGTGCCTCCTGCTCGGCGACATGTTTTTGCCAATCACCGGGACGGGTGGTATCAGCAGCAACATAGCTGAGATGATCATGGGCCAGAAGACGACACTGCCGGCTTGAACCAATAACGGTTAGCTCATGTCCCATCTCCAAGAGACGTCCTGAAAGGGCTGCGCCAACAAACCCAGTTCCTCCAGTGATCAAAATTTTCATGGGATTCCTCCTTGATGAGAAAGGCACGACCTGAGGAACAGGTCGCGACATTGCCCGGCAAATAGCCAGAACGGTTTATGTATATGGTATACTTTAATAACCATTCTTAAAGGGTCGGCCAGAGAAAAGGCGACAAGGATGAGACTATCGTTCTCGTAAAAAACCTTGAGAACGACACTCACTTCACAAAAAAGAGACCGATTTCAATGGCAATAAGGATGATAATAATCCATTCAAGCATGCTGGAATGGCTATGCTTTTGCTCATCGGCCATCATCTCCAAAAGTTCCTGGATCACCTCCAAGCGATCTTTGAGGATCGTCGCCCGGGGGGTTATTTCCAGGTAGCGGGACAAAGCCTGATAGTAATGATCCAGTTCGGGATACTCCCAGATAAATTCCGGTGTATCCAGCAGGTTAAACTGAAGGATGATATGCGATTTCTCAAGATACACCCTACCCCGTTCGCGGGCCAACTGCTTGCGACTGAGCGCGATCGTCCCTTTTTGGGCCAAGGTTTCGGGGATATACTGGGTTTTTTTAATGGTCTTTTCAATTGAGGCCTCAAAAAAGGCCAGCTTGATCGACTGGGCCATGGCATGGCTCAAGGCGAGGCAGGTCAGCTCGGAGAGATCATCAATCTCTATCCAGTCGTGCCGAATCTTTATCCCCTGTTCACCACTGAACTGGTAGTTCAGCTCTTCT
Coding sequences within it:
- a CDS encoding putative molybdenum carrier protein, with the protein product MLKGKKKKSFFCIISGGQTGADQAALDAAINLGLDHGGWIPKGRKTEAGPLPSHYQLKEHSSPQYRVRTESNVVSADGTLICSFGPLSGGSALTEALAIRHNRPFLHINFDHTPPEQAHVLVEHWVKQHAIVTLNVAGPRASNDARIYQAVYALLTAISWPSK
- a CDS encoding ComF family protein: MGKLFQSLQDLLFPPHCLGCSRRLDHSRPPLFCSACLERLAFISSPLCPSCGTPFATGNDHLCTACLQERYSFDLARSLLFYQKPSDALILPLKFGGQLSGLPTLTSLVSNWTHRGDISKPDYILPVPLHVHRLRQRGFNQARLIAQACFPHWKEKIRPNLLVRSQATTPQVELSGKKRRKNLKHAFTLQAGAEMRKKSILVVDDVFTTGSTVNECAKVLKRQGASRVEVFTLARSVPQHPRINT
- a CDS encoding TIGR02285 family protein, with the protein product MPKPVLPTIMLCLCLLVGGIPQEGFSHDTIVWMEAVLPPFFILSGPYKEQGYGDVITHLLQEGMPEYNHEEINTNISRHFYMFKQGENVCSVGLYNTPERQEFMYFSLPSFITLPPVVIIDKDNWHKFGNKPIISLDQVLGDEGMMVGLAKDRSYGNTLDDVLKKHEGQPNLVTFAGQELSRNLFKMLLLGRLDGLIGLPEEALYMAEQMGIRDQFITLTLQENIQNFDGWMSCVACSKTPWGKKVIERVNAILLQQRQTMRYQSAYERWLDPNSIVEYRQAYSKVFLESKK
- a CDS encoding DUF882 domain-containing protein — encoded protein: MVTENSTYQQSRRLFLVRSAQALAGLTVFSIPEFCSAKVASGKRTISLYHANQRKELNLTYAVGNLYDPRALAKVNSFLRDYHTGQIHRIDPKLLDILWAVQQEMGNKGTYKVVSAFRSPQTNRKLSRTHRGVADHSLHMKGRAIDLSLPGVQLSHIRHCAMNMRTGGVGYYPRSNFVHLDTGVYRTW
- a CDS encoding DEAD/DEAH box helicase; this translates as MTIETFSQLDLQPQLLEAVTELGYSTPTPIQQATIPLLLAGRDLIGQAQTGTGKTAAFGLPLLQQITGRKKGVQALIMAPTRELAIQVADAIQGFGKKSGVSVLAVFGGQAYQQQIRSLRQGVDVLVATPGRLLDLLRQGTLKLDAVKSVVLDEADEMLSMGFVEDIEQIFSYVPADRQTMLFSATISKRVLELSNTYLRDPETVTIVPKQLTGNTIKQRYYLVNHQDKIAALTRLFEMETIDSAIIFVRTRIGTGELANQLTSRGFAAEALNGDLSQDARMQVLKRYRNHLIRVLVATDVAARGLDIDDISHVFNFDLPDDPEVYVHRVGRTGRAGREGTAISLVTPKDRWQLRRIEDYTRFKLEQAELPTIQQIENHRQALLMEQLEVWIRRGRCRRERELVELLAQTGNDPLDIAAAAMKMARHDEKKRPIDPITPIKEELFRQRGRKNDRFNRRGNGGGGQQGRRGPRQDKDMVSLKLDVGRADGIGVNHVVASIAHYSGIDAGRLGKIRLESNHTTVDVPEPLVGKLLSKNGAYRIGRRSVNMERSSS
- a CDS encoding TIGR01777 family oxidoreductase; amino-acid sequence: MKNGFFRYASHFPCTARELYDWHSRPGALERLIPPWEKTSVVKRQGSIDPGGQVMLKLHAGPIPYAWHARHIENQPGVLFRDIQERGPFASWTHTHRFTDTPDGGLLEDEIEYRLPGHSLLPGFAGRQVEKTLQRVFAYRHATLAEDLQLHQQCSLTPLRILITGASGVLGSALRPLLTTGGHEVWTLVRRVPDRNRQEIYWNPGKDELDLSGFPPFDAVIHLAGDNIGEGRWTREKKKRVIDSRVQGTGLIARTLAAQEVKPKVFLSASAVGFYGNCLDCCMREEDRAGADFISDVCSLWEHSARPAEDAGIRTVFMRIGVVLSPQGGALQRLLATRYLGFSKGFGDGSQYISWIGINDMVGAILHALTCDQLEGPVNIAAPEPVTNAELMQTLARVVRRPLLPAVPARLLTSIYGQMATEVLLGGCKVSTDKLQHSGYRFRQTALEPTLRRLLGLS
- a CDS encoding HDOD domain-containing protein, which gives rise to MVNQHAFVETLRSFLDSERLTLPVFNPISLRVQQELVKKEPNVAKVVKLISADQSLSSNIINIANSAMYRGLLPVRTVKSAIIRLGLSEVARIAFTDINKKIFTARDPQIDAIMKKLWQHSLGCAFAAGMLSQRLDFGVMQHEAFSAGLFHDIGKLFILKVLAEKKKKSTTKMVVSEDILLAAMGLLHCEQGDHLLRQIQMPEILAIIARDHHQEDYDRNNYLLVLVRMANHICHALGIGLEEPMDISLLKQSEALQLSLAHSDLENIQKFLQTTAGLFD
- a CDS encoding NAD-dependent deacylase, which gives rise to MQTITLAAEEGWEDVAALLKKSHMAVALTGAGISVPSGIPDFRSHAGLWQRFPPERYATLDVFHKNPGQAWALYRAMGKILQGKKPNAAHRALAELEMKGLLAGIITQNIDGLHQQAGSQLVFEIHGDHQQLQCLRCATLISVRPEHFTAKEVPCCPSCARPLKPNVVLFGESVRQLDAIENFVASCDLLLVIGTSCQVYPAASLPEQVRRQGGHVVECNQQSALTSASGSPANRAGDLFLQGNVANTLPRLVQYCD
- a CDS encoding RMD1 family protein, with protein sequence MSIIRALCIAEQFQFGLLFEHLSGQTHAARIREVISLSPEEGKRAFVFDYGVCVLFEYDYESEKRLLDQLLKYAVNPREDFVEEELNYQFSGEQGIKIRHDWIEIDDLSELTCLALSHAMAQSIKLAFFEASIEKTIKKTQYIPETLAQKGTIALSRKQLARERGRVYLEKSHIILQFNLLDTPEFIWEYPELDHYYQALSRYLEITPRATILKDRLEVIQELLEMMADEQKHSHSSMLEWIIIILIAIEIGLFFVK
- a CDS encoding SRPBCC family protein encodes the protein MPPLKVTDSRLLPFTAEAIWPILADIQRYPQWWPKILFPRVSLAQEKLIGTKLHLRPMGMQAITCIVRAASAPQFINLEYVGSFITGHAQWKLDPQEESTQVSYVLDVQVHGVLTALASQVINLQAIHSFSMRTILKALEQQVHICSTQETLKT
- a CDS encoding TIGR01777 family oxidoreductase; translated protein: MKILITGGTGFVGAALSGRLLEMGHELTVIGSSRQCRLLAHDHLSYVAADTTRPGDWQKHVAEQEALINLTGRSVFNLWTEKYKKAIYESRILTTQNLVAALPQKTEAVFLSTSAAGFYGDGGEVEKTETASAGDDFLAQVCKDWEAEAVKAAQKGARVVLMRFGVVLGKGGGALGTMQLPFKLGLGGPIGSGKQWFPWIHLEDLVSAIIFLLSAEECQGPFNFSAPEPVRQKEFAQQLGAAYHRPAFLPTPAFVMRTILGEFGRSLLQGQKVLPQALTESGFLFTYPELRTALRDLVREGGR